The genomic stretch tgtgGTACAATTTCCAATGCAAGCATAGTTTTATCCATAACATTCGCCTCAAAATCCTTTTAAAAACTCCGAAGAACCAAGTTGTAAATATTAAGTTACGAAAGTTAGATACGGAATGGTTTGAAAATATCATATTTCGGCTCTAACTTATATCGGTTGAAAATAgagcgtattttttttttccaatagaTGCTGCATTTATCAGTTTGACCAAAATAAATAGTAATATAACCAACctacaaaattcagaaaatcttACTTGTGTTTTGGAAATTAAAAACGTTTTCAGTAAATAAAGCTGGATTTGGTGAAGAAAAAGACTAGATTTGATACGGGCCTCGTGATTGACGGGCCTGGCCAGGCCCGATTGCCCCTGATGCTCCAAAAGATGATGAGCGGCTTTTAACCAACGACTTGGACTTCATCCACGCCTCCCCGACTCCAAATTTTCTCCCGCCGTTTCAAACGCATGAACGGAGAAGGCCTTGGCTCCCTCTTGCACCAAtgctccaagatcaaagcctaTCGCCGCGGGATGTCTCTTCACGCTCTTGCCATCACGTTAGGGATGCACTCCGATACTGTAGTCTCCAACCATGTCCTCAACATGTACGCGAAGTGTGGCAACATCTCGCTCGCACGTCGGGTGTTCGATGGAATGCTCGAGAGAAGTCTGGTCTCTTATTCCGCCATGATCTCTGGCTGCAGCCAGGCTGGGGACCATGGGATGGCGCTTGGACTGTTCTCTCAAATGGGTGTTGCCCCGAATGAGTATGTTTACGCTTGCGCCATCAGTTCGTGCGCCTCGCTCAAGGCATTGCTGCAAGGGCAGCAAATTCATGCCCATTCGCTGAAGTCCGGTTACGCACCCGTTTCTTTTGTTGCCAACTCTCTGATTTCGTTGTATATGAAACTGGGCCTTTGTGATGATGCCGAGTCGGTGTATGAATGTGTCGCCGAACCGAATACTGTTACTTATAATACGTTAATTGCTGGTTTTGTAGAGAATCATCAGACCAGAAAGGGATTTGAAGTCTTTAAGCTAATGCATGAACAGGGTCTTCTGCCAGACAGGTTCGCATTTGTCGTGTTATCAGAGATTCCCCTTGAGTCAAAAAATTTACAGAAGGGAATGGCTTATCATTGTCTAGCAATCAAGCTTCAACTTGACTCCTGTGCTTTTGTGGGCAATTTGATGATGACAATgtattccaagttcaatttgttTGATTCGGTGGAGAGGGCTTTTAGAGTGATCGAAGATAAAGACTCCATTTCCTGGAACACGTTAATGACTGCTTGTAATCAGTGCCTTGATTATACAAAGAGTTTGAGAATTTTCAAGCAGCTGAAAGTTGAGTGCACTGAACTGCCTGACGACTTCAGTTACACCTGTGTGATTACCGCTTGTGCGGAGCTTGCTTCACTTCATCTAGGCAAACAGATTCATGCTCATCTGATTAGAACAAAGCTGT from Rhodamnia argentea isolate NSW1041297 chromosome 2, ASM2092103v1, whole genome shotgun sequence encodes the following:
- the LOC115738006 gene encoding pentatricopeptide repeat-containing protein At4g39530-like, with translation MNGEGLGSLLHQCSKIKAYRRGMSLHALAITLGMHSDTVVSNHVLNMYAKCGNISLARRVFDGMLERSLVSYSAMISGCSQAGDHGMALGLFSQMGVAPNEYVYACAISSCASLKALLQGQQIHAHSLKSGYAPVSFVANSLISLYMKLGLCDDAESVYECVAEPNTVTYNTLIAGFVENHQTRKGFEVFKLMHEQGLLPDRFAFVVLSEIPLESKNLQKGMAYHCLAIKLQLDSCAFVGNLMMTMYSKFNLFDSVERAFRVIEDKDSISWNTLMTACNQCLDYTKSLRIFKQLKVECTELPDDFSYTCVITACAELASLHLGKQIHAHLIRTKLSWDVGVGNALINLYAKCGSLEYACRVFWRMLSRNLVSWNTMISVYGNHGLGEKALEIFEQMLAMGVRPDSITFVGLLIACNHAGLVDKGLTYFNIMIEQYGVSPDLEHFSCLIDMLGRAGRLYEAEEIISEYDFGHDPVISGSLLAACRLHGNVDIAERLAKRLLKLQPLSTSPYVLLSNLYASGRAWVDVAKARKLLKVSGLKKEPGHSLIEANGTLRKFTMGNFSHAQEDEMKDLLRNLDWAIGDIYSCQTNIFV